Proteins from a genomic interval of Paenibacillus sp. FSL R5-0623:
- a CDS encoding DUF420 domain-containing protein codes for MDMYFWLPTISTSFIVISAVLVGIGWVLIIQGKREAHQSAMVAGAIAALIFFVIYMSRTVFVGNTAWGGDPDLEIFYRIFLIFHIILATVAAIFGISTLVLGFKKKFGTHRRWGKFTSMIWFGSALTGVVVYVLLYLLYPGGHTRPVWEVILGV; via the coding sequence ATGGATATGTATTTTTGGCTACCAACGATCAGTACTTCTTTCATTGTGATTAGTGCAGTACTGGTGGGGATCGGATGGGTACTGATTATTCAGGGGAAACGTGAGGCTCATCAGTCCGCCATGGTAGCAGGTGCGATTGCAGCTCTGATCTTCTTTGTGATCTATATGTCTCGCACGGTGTTCGTAGGTAATACGGCTTGGGGCGGGGACCCGGATCTGGAGATCTTTTATCGGATATTTCTGATCTTTCATATTATCCTGGCTACCGTGGCAGCGATATTCGGCATCTCCACACTGGTGCTGGGGTTCAAAAAGAAGTTCGGAACACATCGCCGCTGGGGTAAGTTCACGTCCATGATCTGGTTCGGGTCAGCGCTAACAGGTGTTGTCGTGTATGTTCTTCTATATCTCTTATATCCTGGTGGTCATACACGTCCGGTATGGGAAGTTATCCTCGGCGTATAA
- the ctaG gene encoding cytochrome c oxidase assembly factor CtaG, with amino-acid sequence MLGLQYFSFNDLWSPLILALFLIIAAAYLVLVGPLSEQIKDAEPATAAQKIMFITGLFVLYLAQAGPFNLLGHVMFSFHMVSMAFSYLVAPPLMMKGLPIWVWRKIVRWLPTRQLSFLAHPIVAAVLFNGLFSLYHLPIVHDYVMLNFTVHRLYYIALFITSMLMWWTLLNPLPEGRQASGLSKIGFIFLNMVLLTPACGLIIFASEPLYQTYSNPAVWAEAMRYCVSGDSTALLRSFGGPAFFNFLSSAKEDQQVGGIVMKFIQEGIFASMLAYVFFQWYRKEKQEDDDDSYPAGGVEGPLNPAAK; translated from the coding sequence ATGCTCGGGTTGCAATATTTTAGCTTCAACGACTTATGGAGTCCGCTTATATTGGCTTTATTTCTGATCATTGCTGCGGCTTATCTGGTGCTTGTGGGACCGTTAAGCGAGCAAATAAAGGATGCAGAACCTGCGACTGCTGCACAGAAAATCATGTTTATTACAGGGCTGTTTGTCCTGTATCTGGCTCAAGCTGGACCCTTTAATCTGCTTGGTCACGTGATGTTTAGCTTCCACATGGTAAGTATGGCGTTCTCCTATCTGGTAGCTCCGCCGCTGATGATGAAAGGTTTGCCGATCTGGGTATGGCGCAAAATCGTACGCTGGTTGCCTACACGCCAGCTATCGTTCCTCGCTCATCCGATCGTTGCGGCAGTGCTCTTTAACGGGCTGTTCTCGCTGTATCACCTGCCGATTGTACATGACTACGTTATGCTGAATTTTACCGTTCACCGGTTGTATTACATTGCACTGTTCATCACTTCCATGCTCATGTGGTGGACATTGCTGAATCCGTTACCAGAAGGCAGACAAGCATCGGGGTTATCCAAGATCGGTTTTATTTTCTTGAATATGGTGCTGCTTACGCCTGCGTGCGGATTGATTATCTTTGCGTCCGAGCCATTGTATCAGACGTACAGCAACCCGGCGGTATGGGCTGAGGCAATGCGGTATTGTGTGTCCGGAGATTCTACGGCATTACTTCGCTCATTCGGTGGGCCTGCCTTCTTCAACTTTTTGTCTTCGGCAAAGGAAGATCAGCAGGTTGGTGGCATTGTAATGAAGTTTATTCAGGAGGGAATCTTTGCCTCCATGCTGGCTTATGTCTTTTTCCAATGGTATCGGAAAGAGAAGCAGGAAGATGATGATGATTCTTATCCTGCTGGGGGCGTAGAGGGGCCACTCAATCCTGCTGCCAAATAA